GGATTTCAGGCCTTGTTGACGAAGCCTGGATCCATCCAAAAGACCTCCCAGACGTGGCCGTCAAGATCTTGAAAATCGCGACCGTACATGAACCCGTGCTCCTGGGGTTCGTTAAACGTGCTGCCCCCGGCAGAAAGCGCCCTGGCCACCAGCTCATCCACCTCCTCCCGGCTTTCACAGGACAGGGCGATGAGCACCTCCGTGCTTTTTTTGGCATCCACCAGGCTGTTGCCCTTCGGCATGAAGCCCTGGAATTTTTCATGCGTGAGCAGCATCGCATAAATGCTCTCGCTGATCACCAGGCAGGCGCCTGTTTCATCGCTGAACTGCTCATTGAATGCATAACCAAGATTGCTA
This portion of the Prosthecobacter sp. SYSU 5D2 genome encodes:
- a CDS encoding VOC family protein produces the protein MTNKSIFVNLPVKDLPRSRAFFSNLGYAFNEQFSDETGACLVISESIYAMLLTHEKFQGFMPKGNSLVDAKKSTEVLIALSCESREEVDELVARALSAGGSTFNEPQEHGFMYGRDFQDLDGHVWEVFWMDPGFVNKA